Proteins found in one Vallitalea guaymasensis genomic segment:
- a CDS encoding glycoside hydrolase family 30 protein yields the protein MLLFNRKNKIFFTFMLITFLLFANASKVTYANEDNVIVIDPFGERQTFEGWGTTLCWWANIIGGWSEENVDKVMDLLYSPTEGLGFTVARYNIGGGDNPTHSHMRIGGDVPGYLPIEGGSYDWTKDANQRKILDEAIERGADILEAFSNSPPYWMTYSGCSAGNTFPWDDNLKEDCFDDFADYLTEVVKHFRDEWGITFRTLSPINEPSTGLGWKAFNNQEGCDWSKESQEKIYRELYNSLVQKGLINQIKISGNEETNLDWTLNMEDYSQDVIDSIWQINTHSYHGTKRPEVKSLARFMNKKIWMSETDSSPTLPLSGGAHDHHGEHAMEEAMWLAEKIYYDVYDIGAEAWVFWQAVEDETGAVECDHSFGLIHTPFNQDNDNYILTKKYYTMAQYSKFIRPGYKIIYNGVSKTLAAYGENDNKLVLVAYNDTNNLKTYRYDLSRFDTLGDIQAYRTSINEDLQQIENFAITEDILEISLPAKSVTTMVVDADYHNNDNIMYYVDCGNVEHSNSFSNIESNNNLRNSVPDQAYGIDTISNYSWGYETDGGTTVVPHIDDMFFSIRTDESLLGGRGITYKFEVPNGFYNIDLGFRDPWSHSYRKMDITIEGDLKTWRYVPPRWEGIKSYKGIEVNDGILTIEIDRCKHIIDNNADAMISFIRVDRCTE from the coding sequence ATGTTATTATTTAACCGCAAAAACAAAATATTTTTTACGTTTATGTTAATTACTTTTCTACTATTTGCAAATGCTAGCAAAGTAACTTATGCAAATGAAGACAATGTTATCGTAATTGATCCTTTTGGTGAGAGACAAACTTTTGAAGGCTGGGGTACAACCTTATGCTGGTGGGCTAATATAATTGGGGGTTGGTCAGAAGAAAATGTTGACAAGGTTATGGATTTGCTCTATTCACCAACAGAGGGGTTAGGTTTTACTGTAGCAAGGTATAATATCGGAGGTGGGGACAATCCTACTCATTCACATATGAGGATTGGTGGAGATGTACCTGGATATTTACCAATAGAAGGTGGTAGCTATGATTGGACCAAAGATGCGAATCAACGTAAGATTCTTGATGAAGCTATTGAAAGAGGTGCTGATATATTAGAAGCTTTTTCCAATAGTCCACCCTATTGGATGACTTATAGTGGCTGTTCAGCAGGAAATACTTTTCCATGGGATGATAACCTGAAAGAAGATTGTTTTGATGATTTTGCTGATTATTTAACTGAGGTAGTTAAACATTTCAGGGATGAATGGGGTATTACTTTTAGGACTTTATCACCAATTAATGAACCATCCACTGGTTTGGGATGGAAAGCTTTTAATAATCAAGAAGGCTGTGATTGGTCTAAGGAAAGTCAAGAAAAGATCTATAGAGAGCTGTACAATAGTTTAGTTCAAAAAGGGCTTATTAATCAAATTAAGATCTCAGGTAATGAAGAGACTAATCTTGATTGGACTCTTAACATGGAAGATTATTCTCAGGATGTCATAGATAGTATATGGCAGATTAATACTCATTCTTATCATGGGACTAAAAGACCAGAAGTTAAAAGTCTAGCTAGATTCATGAATAAAAAAATATGGATGTCAGAAACAGACAGTTCACCTACATTACCACTTAGCGGTGGCGCTCATGATCATCACGGCGAGCATGCAATGGAAGAAGCTATGTGGTTAGCAGAAAAAATATATTATGATGTTTATGATATAGGAGCAGAAGCTTGGGTATTCTGGCAAGCTGTTGAAGATGAGACAGGAGCCGTAGAATGTGACCATAGTTTTGGATTGATTCATACACCATTCAATCAAGATAATGATAATTACATATTAACTAAAAAATATTATACAATGGCCCAATACAGTAAATTCATTCGTCCAGGATATAAAATAATATATAATGGTGTTTCAAAAACATTAGCAGCCTATGGGGAAAATGATAACAAACTAGTTCTTGTGGCTTATAATGATACAAATAATTTAAAAACATACAGATATGATTTATCAAGATTTGATACTTTGGGTGATATCCAAGCTTATAGAACAAGTATTAACGAGGATCTTCAACAGATTGAAAACTTTGCTATAACTGAAGATATCCTAGAAATATCATTACCAGCTAAATCAGTTACTACTATGGTCGTTGATGCTGACTATCATAATAATGATAATATAATGTACTATGTTGATTGTGGTAATGTAGAACATAGTAATTCTTTTTCTAATATTGAATCTAATAATAATCTAAGAAATAGTGTACCTGACCAAGCTTATGGAATAGATACTATAAGCAATTATTCTTGGGGTTACGAAACAGATGGAGGAACAACTGTAGTGCCTCATATAGATGATATGTTCTTTAGTATAAGAACAGATGAAAGCTTATTAGGCGGCCGGGGAATCACATATAAATTTGAGGTGCCAAATGGTTTTTATAATATTGACCTTGGTTTTAGAGACCCTTGGTCTCACTCTTATCGTAAAATGGATATTACAATTGAGGGGGATTTGAAAACCTGGAGATATGTACCACCTCGTTGGGAAGGAATAAAGAGTTATAAGGGTATTGAAGTTAATGATGGGATATTAACAATAGAGATAGATAGATGTAAGCATATTATTGATAATAATGCAGATGCAATGATTAGTTTTATACGAGTAGATAGATGTACAGAGTAA
- a CDS encoding MBL fold metallo-hydrolase, which produces MKVQFLGTAAAEGIPALFCNCPICMESKKLGGKNIRKRSSIIIDDKIVIDFTNDVMHHVHTYGIDYSRLEYLLITHSHSDHFNYYDLEFKLPCYRNEGNPKLNIYANQTCLDILDQFEDFSGDINEHFTLNRAEPFKTFFIEDYKITPLTAKHSTMYKEEECLIYIIEHEGKRMLYGLDSGYYFDNVIEHITNLYFDLAILDCTCGFGEINENSTHMCLKDNERIVHILRENNALDEKSTVISQHFSHNGLVVYDRDKDTFKNKGLIMAYDGMKIEV; this is translated from the coding sequence ATGAAAGTACAATTTTTGGGAACAGCGGCTGCTGAAGGCATACCTGCATTATTTTGTAATTGTCCAATATGTATGGAATCCAAAAAACTTGGAGGAAAGAATATTAGAAAACGTTCAAGTATCATTATTGATGATAAGATAGTTATTGATTTCACTAATGATGTAATGCATCATGTTCATACCTATGGGATAGACTATTCTAGATTAGAATATTTGTTGATTACACATTCTCATAGTGACCATTTCAATTATTATGATCTAGAATTCAAATTACCATGTTATAGAAATGAGGGTAATCCAAAGTTGAATATCTATGCTAATCAAACATGTTTAGATATATTAGACCAGTTTGAGGATTTCTCAGGTGATATTAATGAACATTTTACACTTAATAGAGCTGAGCCATTCAAAACATTCTTTATCGAAGATTATAAGATAACACCATTAACTGCTAAACATAGTACTATGTATAAGGAAGAAGAGTGTCTAATATATATAATTGAACATGAAGGTAAAAGGATGTTGTACGGTTTGGATTCAGGTTATTATTTTGACAATGTTATTGAGCATATAACTAATCTTTATTTTGACTTAGCCATATTAGATTGTACATGTGGTTTTGGTGAAATCAATGAAAATTCAACTCATATGTGCTTGAAAGATAATGAACGGATTGTACATATATTAAGAGAAAACAATGCATTAGATGAAAAAAGTACAGTTATATCTCAACATTTTTCACATAATGGACTTGTTGTTTATGATAGAGATAAAGATACATTTAAGAATAAAGGTTTAATAATGGCTTATGATGGAATGAAAATAGAAGTTTAA